One window of the Streptomyces sp. ITFR-21 genome contains the following:
- a CDS encoding cob(I)yrinic acid a,c-diamide adenosyltransferase: MVNLTRIYTRTGDDGTTALGDMSRTAKTDPRIAAYADANEANAALGVALALGALPPEVAAVVVRVQNDLFDVGADLATPVVQDPRYPPLRVEQSYIDRLEADCDRFLADLDKLHSFILPGGTPGAALLHQACTIVRRAERSTWAALAEHAAVMNPLTATYLNRLSDLLFILARTANKERGDILWVPGENR; encoded by the coding sequence ATGGTCAACCTCACCCGCATCTACACCCGCACCGGCGACGACGGCACGACCGCGCTGGGCGACATGAGCCGCACCGCCAAGACCGACCCGCGGATCGCCGCCTACGCCGACGCCAACGAGGCGAACGCGGCGCTGGGCGTCGCCCTGGCGCTGGGCGCGCTGCCGCCCGAGGTGGCCGCCGTCGTGGTCCGGGTGCAGAACGACCTCTTCGACGTGGGCGCCGACCTCGCCACGCCGGTCGTCCAGGACCCCCGATACCCGCCGCTGCGGGTCGAGCAGTCCTACATCGACCGGTTGGAGGCGGACTGCGACCGCTTCCTGGCCGACCTGGACAAGCTGCACAGCTTCATCCTGCCCGGCGGCACGCCCGGCGCGGCGCTGCTCCACCAGGCGTGCACGATCGTCCGCCGGGCGGAGCGCTCCACCTGGGCCGCGCTGGCCGAACACGCCGCCGTCATGAACCCCCTGACGGCCACTTACCTCAACCGGCTGTCGGACCTGCTGTTCATCCTGGCCCGGACGGCGAACAAGGAGCGCGGCGACATCCTGTGGGTGCCGGGCGAGAACCGCTGA
- a CDS encoding F0F1 ATP synthase subunit delta, whose protein sequence is MNGASRDALGAAREQLDALTDNTAVDPARLGGELAAVTALLHREGTLRRALSDPSKSGEAKAGLLRQLLGTQVGDDALDLLAGLVRARWSQPRDLVDAAEELADTADLIAAQRRGVLDDVEDELFRFGRILSGNSELRSALANQVADGTAKAGLLHSLLGGRADPVTERLVTRLVTAPRGRSLESGIDALSRLAAARRNRMVAEVTSATPLSDQQKRRLGAALARIYGRQVHLNLDVDPEVLGGLRVRIGDEVINGSIADRLDEAARRLAG, encoded by the coding sequence ATGAACGGAGCGAGCCGTGACGCGCTGGGCGCCGCCCGCGAGCAGCTCGACGCGCTGACCGACAACACCGCGGTGGACCCGGCGCGGCTCGGCGGGGAACTGGCCGCCGTCACCGCGCTGCTGCACCGCGAGGGGACGCTGCGCCGGGCGCTGAGCGACCCGTCGAAGTCCGGCGAGGCCAAGGCCGGGCTGCTGCGGCAGCTGCTCGGCACCCAGGTCGGCGACGACGCCCTCGACCTGCTAGCCGGCCTGGTCAGGGCCCGCTGGTCGCAGCCCCGCGACCTGGTGGACGCGGCCGAGGAGCTCGCCGACACCGCCGACCTGATCGCCGCCCAGCGCCGTGGCGTGCTGGACGACGTGGAGGACGAGCTGTTCCGGTTCGGCCGGATCCTGTCCGGCAACAGCGAGCTGCGCTCGGCGCTGGCCAACCAGGTCGCCGACGGCACCGCCAAGGCCGGACTGCTGCACTCCCTGCTGGGCGGCCGGGCCGACCCGGTCACCGAACGTCTGGTCACCAGGCTGGTCACCGCGCCGCGAGGACGTAGCCTGGAGAGCGGGATCGACGCCCTGTCCCGGCTGGCCGCCGCCCGCCGCAACCGGATGGTCGCGGAAGTGACCTCGGCGACTCCGCTGAGCGATCAGCAGAAGCGACGGCTGGGTGCCGCGCTGGCCAGGATCTACGGTCGGCAGGTGCACCTCAACCTGGACGTGGACCCCGAAGTCCTCGGCGGGCTGCGGGTGCGCATCGGCGACGAGGTCATCAACGGCTCCATCGCCGACCGCCTCGACGAGGCGGCCCGGCGGCTGGCCGGCTGA
- the atpA gene encoding F0F1 ATP synthase subunit alpha: MAELTIRPEEIRDALETFVQSYQPDAASREEVGTVSVAGDGIAKVEGLPSAMANELLKFEDGTLGLALNLEEREIGAIILGEFDGVEEGQPVRRTGEVLSVAVGEGYLGRVVDPLGTPIDGLGEIETDGRRALELQAPTVMQRKSVHEPMQTGLKAVDAMTPIGRGQRQLIIGDRQTGKSALAIDTIINQRDNWRSGDPKKQVRCIYVAIGQKGSTIAGVRAALEEAGALEYTTIVAAPASDPAGFKYLAPYTGSAIGQHWMYQGKHVLIVFDDLSKQADAYRAVSLLLRRPPGREAYPGDVFYLHSRLLERCAKLSDELGAGSMTGLPIVETKANDVSAFIPTNVISITDGQCFLESDLFNAGQRPALNVGISVSRVGGSAQIKAMKSVSGRLRVDLAQYRELEAFAAFGSDLDAASKAQLERGQRMVELLKQGQYAPYAIEDQVVSIWAGTTGKLDDVPVEDVRRFERELLDYLHREHKSLLTAIVETGKLPDETVEVLTDAVAAFKKQFETSSGALLVEG, from the coding sequence ATGGCGGAGCTCACGATCCGGCCGGAGGAGATCCGGGACGCGCTGGAGACGTTTGTCCAGTCGTACCAGCCGGACGCCGCCTCGCGCGAGGAGGTCGGCACGGTCAGCGTTGCCGGAGACGGCATCGCGAAGGTCGAGGGACTGCCCTCGGCCATGGCGAACGAACTGCTGAAGTTCGAGGACGGCACCCTCGGCCTCGCCCTCAACCTTGAGGAACGCGAGATCGGCGCCATCATCCTCGGCGAGTTCGACGGCGTCGAGGAGGGCCAGCCGGTGCGCCGCACCGGAGAGGTGCTCTCGGTGGCGGTCGGCGAGGGCTACCTCGGCCGGGTCGTGGACCCGCTGGGCACCCCGATCGACGGCCTCGGCGAGATCGAGACCGACGGCCGCCGCGCCCTCGAACTGCAGGCCCCCACGGTCATGCAGCGCAAGTCGGTGCACGAGCCGATGCAGACCGGCCTCAAGGCCGTCGACGCGATGACCCCGATCGGCCGCGGCCAGCGCCAGCTGATCATCGGCGACCGGCAGACCGGCAAGTCCGCCCTGGCGATCGACACGATCATCAACCAGCGCGACAACTGGCGCTCCGGCGACCCGAAGAAGCAGGTCCGCTGCATCTACGTCGCCATCGGCCAGAAGGGCTCCACCATCGCCGGCGTGCGCGCCGCGCTGGAGGAGGCCGGCGCACTGGAGTACACCACCATCGTCGCCGCCCCGGCGTCCGACCCGGCCGGCTTCAAGTACCTGGCGCCGTACACCGGTTCGGCCATCGGCCAGCACTGGATGTACCAGGGCAAGCACGTACTGATCGTCTTCGACGACCTGTCCAAGCAGGCCGATGCCTACCGCGCGGTGTCCCTGCTGCTGCGCCGCCCGCCGGGGCGCGAGGCGTACCCCGGCGACGTCTTCTACCTGCACTCCCGGCTGCTGGAGCGCTGCGCGAAGCTCTCCGACGAGCTGGGTGCCGGCTCGATGACCGGTCTGCCGATCGTGGAGACCAAGGCCAACGACGTGTCGGCGTTCATCCCGACCAACGTCATCTCCATCACCGACGGCCAGTGCTTCCTGGAGTCGGACCTGTTCAACGCCGGTCAGCGCCCCGCGCTGAACGTCGGTATCTCGGTCTCCCGGGTCGGCGGCTCGGCGCAGATCAAGGCCATGAAGAGCGTCTCCGGACGGCTGCGGGTGGACCTCGCCCAGTACCGCGAGCTGGAGGCGTTCGCCGCCTTCGGCTCCGATTTGGACGCGGCCTCCAAGGCACAGCTGGAGCGCGGCCAGCGGATGGTCGAGCTGCTCAAGCAGGGCCAGTACGCGCCCTACGCGATCGAGGACCAGGTCGTCTCCATCTGGGCCGGCACCACCGGCAAGCTGGACGACGTACCGGTCGAGGACGTGCGCCGTTTCGAGCGGGAGCTGCTGGACTACCTGCACCGCGAGCACAAGTCGCTGCTCACCGCGATCGTCGAGACCGGCAAGCTGCCGGACGAGACCGTCGAGGTGCTCACCGACGCGGTGGCCGCCTTCAAGAAGCAGTTCGAGACGTCCTCCGGCGCGCTGCTGGTCGAGGGCTGA
- a CDS encoding F0F1 ATP synthase subunit gamma, translating to MGAQIRVYKRRIKSVTATKKITKAMEMIAASRIVRAQRQVAASSPYADELTRAVTAVATGSNTRHPLTTETENPTRAAVLLVTSDRGLAGGYSSNAIKAADRLVERLRAEGKEVESYVVGRKGLAYYSFRERAVAESWTGFSDSPQYGDAKKVAAPLIESVQRATADGGVDELHIVFTEFVSMMTQVPVARRLLPLSLDEAAATEQAENRGKILPLYEFEPSAEGVLDALLPRYVESRVYNALLQAAASEHAARRRAMKSATDNAEDLIKSLTRLSNAARQADITQEISEIVGGASALADASAGSD from the coding sequence ATGGGCGCACAGATTCGCGTCTACAAGCGCCGGATCAAGTCCGTCACCGCCACCAAGAAGATCACCAAGGCGATGGAGATGATCGCCGCCTCGCGCATCGTCAGGGCGCAGCGCCAGGTGGCGGCCTCCTCGCCGTACGCGGACGAGCTGACCCGCGCGGTGACGGCGGTGGCGACCGGCTCCAACACCAGGCACCCGCTGACCACCGAGACCGAGAACCCGACCCGCGCCGCGGTGCTGCTCGTCACGAGCGACCGCGGCCTGGCCGGCGGCTACTCCTCCAACGCGATCAAGGCGGCCGACCGGCTCGTCGAGCGGCTGCGCGCGGAGGGCAAGGAGGTCGAGTCGTACGTCGTGGGCCGCAAGGGCCTGGCGTACTACAGCTTCCGGGAGCGCGCGGTCGCCGAGTCCTGGACCGGCTTCAGCGACAGCCCGCAGTACGGCGACGCCAAGAAGGTCGCGGCCCCGCTCATCGAGTCGGTGCAGCGGGCGACCGCCGACGGCGGCGTGGACGAACTGCACATCGTCTTCACCGAGTTCGTCTCGATGATGACGCAGGTGCCGGTCGCCCGGCGGCTGCTGCCGCTGTCGCTGGACGAGGCCGCCGCGACCGAGCAGGCGGAGAACCGGGGCAAGATCCTGCCGCTGTACGAGTTCGAGCCGTCCGCGGAGGGCGTACTCGACGCGCTGCTGCCGCGCTACGTCGAGAGCCGCGTCTACAACGCGCTGCTGCAGGCCGCCGCTTCCGAGCACGCGGCCCGCCGCCGGGCGATGAAGTCGGCGACCGACAACGCGGAAGACCTCATCAAGTCGCTGACGCGGCTGTCCAACGCGGCCCGACAGGCCGACATCACCCAGGAAATCAGCGAGATCGTCGGTGGCGCGAGCGCCCTCGCCGACGCGAGCGCGGGGAGTGACTGA
- a CDS encoding F0F1 ATP synthase subunit B, with translation MIALVQLAADDAENPLVPPIPELIIGLIAFAIVFIFLAKKLLPNINKVLDERREAIEGGMEKAEATQAEAQEALERYRAQLAEARHEAARLRQEAQEQGAALIAEMRAEGQRQREEIVAAGHAQLEADRKSAAAALRHDVGRLATELAGRLVGEALEDTARQSRTIDRFLDGLDESAPAAEAAR, from the coding sequence GTGATCGCCCTGGTACAGCTGGCGGCCGACGACGCGGAGAACCCGCTCGTCCCGCCGATCCCCGAGCTCATCATCGGCCTGATCGCCTTCGCCATCGTTTTCATCTTCCTCGCCAAGAAGCTCCTCCCGAACATCAACAAGGTTCTGGACGAGCGCCGGGAGGCCATCGAAGGCGGCATGGAGAAGGCCGAGGCCACCCAGGCCGAGGCGCAGGAAGCCCTTGAACGCTACCGCGCCCAGCTCGCCGAGGCCCGGCACGAGGCCGCGCGGCTGCGCCAGGAGGCGCAGGAGCAGGGCGCCGCGCTCATCGCCGAGATGCGGGCCGAGGGCCAGCGTCAGCGCGAGGAGATCGTCGCCGCCGGCCACGCCCAGCTGGAGGCCGACCGCAAGTCCGCCGCCGCCGCGCTGCGGCACGACGTCGGCAGGCTCGCCACCGAACTGGCCGGCAGGCTGGTCGGCGAGGCGCTGGAGGACACCGCCCGGCAGAGCCGGACCATCGACCGCTTCCTCGACGGCCTCGACGAATCGGCGCCGGCCGCTGAGGCGGCCCGGTGA
- a CDS encoding protein-tyrosine-phosphatase: MPGYVTAGQSDDVFRVLHVCTGNVCRSPMAERLMRHGLARRLGDGAAGILVESAGTWGHEGAPMEAHAAVVLDEFGADPAGFTGRELLDDHVIDADLVLTATRDHRAQVISMGHAAGLRTFTLKEFTRLVRAIDEATLPDGGVTERARALVRAAAALRGWLLAPNPDGDEVHDPYGAPLSYFRSIGGEIHGALDPVVTALTGIPAPAAV, translated from the coding sequence GTGCCGGGGTACGTCACGGCCGGGCAGAGCGACGACGTCTTCCGGGTGCTCCACGTCTGTACCGGCAACGTGTGCCGCTCGCCGATGGCCGAGCGGCTGATGCGGCACGGGCTGGCCCGGCGGCTCGGCGACGGCGCGGCCGGCATCCTGGTGGAGTCCGCGGGCACCTGGGGTCACGAGGGCGCGCCGATGGAGGCGCACGCCGCCGTGGTGCTCGACGAGTTCGGCGCCGACCCGGCCGGCTTCACCGGCCGCGAGCTGCTGGACGACCACGTGATCGACGCCGACCTGGTGCTCACCGCGACCCGCGACCACCGCGCCCAGGTGATCTCGATGGGCCACGCGGCGGGTCTGCGTACCTTCACGCTGAAGGAGTTCACCCGGCTGGTGCGGGCGATAGACGAGGCCACGCTGCCCGACGGCGGGGTCACCGAGCGGGCCCGCGCCCTGGTGCGGGCCGCCGCCGCGCTGCGCGGCTGGCTGCTGGCGCCGAACCCCGACGGCGACGAGGTGCACGACCCCTACGGCGCGCCGCTGTCGTACTTCCGCAGCATCGGCGGGGAGATCCACGGCGCGCTCGACCCGGTGGTCACCGCGCTGACCGGAATCCCGGCCCCGGCGGCCGTCTAG
- a CDS encoding DUF2550 domain-containing protein: MILAFEVGLSVIAAGLLGLFVFGLRRRLIQRPGGTFDCSLRIAPAEDAEAVAGSGGKGWVYGVARYSADQVEWFRVFSYAPRPRRVLDRPAIEVLGRRAPQGSEELALLSDAVVLSCVHRGTRLELAMSDDALTGFLAWLEAAPPGQRVNVA; encoded by the coding sequence GTGATCCTCGCTTTCGAGGTGGGCTTGTCGGTCATCGCGGCGGGGCTGCTGGGGCTCTTCGTCTTCGGGCTCCGCCGGCGGCTCATCCAGCGGCCGGGCGGCACCTTCGACTGCAGCCTGCGGATCGCCCCGGCCGAGGACGCCGAGGCGGTCGCCGGCTCCGGCGGCAAGGGGTGGGTCTACGGGGTCGCCCGGTACAGCGCCGACCAAGTGGAGTGGTTCCGGGTCTTCTCCTACGCCCCCAGGCCGCGCCGGGTGCTGGACCGCCCGGCGATCGAGGTGCTCGGCCGGCGCGCCCCGCAGGGCTCGGAGGAACTGGCGCTGCTCTCCGACGCGGTGGTGCTGAGCTGTGTGCACCGGGGGACCCGGCTGGAGCTGGCGATGAGCGACGACGCGCTGACCGGCTTCCTCGCGTGGCTGGAGGCGGCGCCGCCCGGCCAGCGGGTCAACGTGGCCTGA
- the atpB gene encoding F0F1 ATP synthase subunit A: protein MSADQVLAFETNCHIFDGCGFPAPGLHSFVFRPIFSVGSFDFTKPMLLALLSTVVIVGFFWAAFSKPKVVPGKLQMVGEAGYDFVRRGIVYETLGKKVGEKYVPLMVSLFFTVWLMNLWSIIPVAQFPVTAIISFPAGLAAVVYVTWMYLTFKKHGFVGGWKNITGYDKSLGVVLFLSVPIEFFSNVLVRPFTHAVRLFANMFAGHTLLLLFTVATWYLLNGIGIAYAGVSFIMTIVMTAFELFIQAVQAYVFVLLASSYVQGALAEHH, encoded by the coding sequence GTGAGTGCTGACCAGGTTCTCGCCTTCGAGACGAACTGCCACATCTTCGACGGGTGCGGCTTCCCGGCCCCCGGACTGCACTCGTTCGTCTTCCGCCCGATCTTCTCGGTCGGCAGCTTCGACTTCACCAAGCCGATGCTGCTGGCGCTGCTCAGCACCGTCGTGATCGTCGGCTTCTTCTGGGCCGCCTTCAGCAAGCCCAAGGTGGTGCCCGGCAAGCTCCAGATGGTCGGCGAGGCGGGCTACGACTTCGTCCGCCGCGGCATCGTCTACGAGACGCTCGGCAAGAAGGTCGGCGAGAAATACGTCCCGCTGATGGTCTCGCTGTTCTTCACGGTCTGGCTGATGAACCTCTGGTCGATCATCCCGGTCGCCCAGTTCCCCGTGACGGCGATCATCTCCTTCCCGGCGGGCCTGGCGGCGGTCGTCTACGTGACGTGGATGTACCTGACGTTCAAGAAGCACGGCTTCGTCGGCGGCTGGAAGAACATCACCGGCTACGACAAGTCACTCGGCGTCGTGCTGTTCCTCTCGGTGCCGATCGAGTTCTTCTCGAACGTGCTGGTACGGCCGTTCACGCACGCGGTCCGGCTGTTCGCCAACATGTTCGCCGGCCACACCCTGCTGCTGCTGTTCACGGTGGCTACCTGGTACCTGCTCAACGGCATCGGCATCGCCTACGCGGGTGTGTCCTTCATCATGACCATCGTGATGACCGCCTTCGAGCTGTTCATCCAGGCCGTCCAGGCGTACGTCTTCGTCCTCCTGGCCTCCAGCTACGTCCAGGGCGCGCTCGCCGAGCACCACTGA
- the atpD gene encoding F0F1 ATP synthase subunit beta, whose translation MTTTAETATATGRVARVIGPVVDVEFPVDAMPEIYNALHVDIADQSDLSGEGQGVRTLTLEVAQHLGDGLVRAISMQPTDGLVRQAPVTDTGDGITVPVGDVTKGRVFNTLGKILNEPEAESEVTERWPIHRKAPAFDQLESKTEMFETGLKVVDLLTPYVKGGKIGLFGGAGVGKTVLIQEMIMRVAKLHEGVSVFAGVGERTREGNDLIAEMAESGVLPQTALVFGQMDEPPGTRLRVALAGLTMAEYFRDVQNQDVLFFIDNIFRFTQAGSEVSTLLGRMPSAVGYQPNLADEMGQLQERITSTRGHSITSMQAIYVPADDLTDPAPATTFAHLDATTVLSRPISEKGIYPAVDPLDSTSRILDPRYIAQDHYDCAMRVKGILQKYKDLQDIISILGIDELGEEDKLTVFRARRIERFLSQNTHAAKQFTGVDGSDVSLDESVAAFNAIADGEYDHFPEQAFFMCGGLDDLKANAARLGVN comes from the coding sequence ATGACCACCACTGCTGAAACCGCCACCGCCACCGGGCGCGTGGCGCGGGTCATCGGCCCGGTCGTCGACGTGGAGTTCCCCGTCGACGCGATGCCGGAGATCTACAACGCCCTGCACGTCGACATCGCCGACCAGTCGGACCTGTCCGGCGAGGGCCAGGGCGTGCGGACGCTGACCCTGGAGGTGGCCCAGCACCTCGGCGACGGCCTGGTCCGCGCCATCTCCATGCAGCCCACCGACGGCCTGGTCCGCCAGGCCCCGGTGACCGACACCGGCGACGGCATCACGGTGCCGGTCGGCGACGTCACCAAGGGCCGCGTCTTCAACACCCTCGGCAAGATCCTCAACGAGCCGGAGGCCGAGTCCGAGGTCACCGAGCGCTGGCCGATCCACCGCAAGGCCCCGGCCTTCGACCAGCTCGAGTCCAAGACCGAGATGTTCGAGACCGGCCTGAAGGTCGTCGACCTGCTGACCCCGTACGTCAAGGGCGGCAAGATCGGCCTGTTCGGCGGCGCGGGCGTCGGCAAGACCGTGCTCATCCAGGAAATGATCATGCGGGTCGCCAAGCTGCACGAGGGCGTCTCGGTGTTCGCCGGCGTCGGCGAGCGCACCCGCGAGGGCAACGACCTGATCGCCGAGATGGCCGAGTCCGGCGTACTGCCGCAGACCGCGCTGGTCTTCGGCCAGATGGACGAGCCGCCGGGCACCCGGCTGCGGGTCGCGCTGGCCGGGCTGACCATGGCGGAGTACTTCCGCGACGTGCAGAACCAGGACGTGCTGTTCTTCATCGACAACATCTTCCGGTTCACCCAGGCCGGCTCCGAGGTCTCCACGCTGCTCGGCCGGATGCCGTCCGCGGTGGGGTACCAGCCGAACCTGGCCGACGAGATGGGTCAGCTGCAGGAGCGGATCACCTCCACCCGCGGCCACTCCATCACCTCGATGCAGGCGATCTACGTCCCCGCGGACGACCTGACCGACCCGGCCCCGGCGACCACCTTCGCGCACCTCGACGCGACGACGGTGCTCTCCCGGCCGATCTCGGAGAAGGGCATCTACCCCGCGGTGGACCCGCTGGACTCCACCTCCCGGATCCTGGACCCGCGCTACATCGCGCAGGACCACTACGACTGCGCGATGCGGGTCAAGGGCATCCTGCAGAAGTACAAGGACCTCCAGGACATCATCTCGATCCTCGGCATCGACGAACTGGGCGAGGAGGACAAGCTCACCGTCTTCCGGGCCCGCCGGATCGAGCGCTTCCTGTCGCAGAACACCCACGCGGCCAAGCAGTTCACCGGTGTCGACGGCTCGGACGTGTCGCTGGACGAGTCGGTCGCGGCGTTCAACGCGATCGCCGACGGTGAGTACGACCACTTCCCCGAGCAGGCGTTCTTCATGTGCGGCGGCCTGGACGACCTCAAGGCCAATGCCGCCAGGCTCGGCGTCAACTGA
- a CDS encoding F0F1 ATP synthase subunit epsilon, whose amino-acid sequence MADLHVELVAADRSVWSGEATLVIARTTSGDIGIMPGHEPLLGVLESGPVTIRTTGEGGGTVVAAVHGGFISFSDNKLSVLAEIAELADEIDVARAERALERSTSEADAAAERRAEVRLAAAAGAH is encoded by the coding sequence TTGGCCGATCTTCACGTCGAGCTGGTGGCCGCGGACCGCAGTGTCTGGTCCGGCGAGGCCACCCTGGTCATCGCCCGCACCACGTCGGGTGACATCGGTATCATGCCGGGGCACGAGCCGCTGCTCGGCGTGCTCGAGTCCGGCCCGGTGACCATCCGCACCACCGGAGAGGGCGGCGGCACCGTGGTGGCCGCCGTGCACGGCGGGTTCATCTCGTTCTCCGACAACAAGCTCTCGGTGCTCGCCGAGATCGCCGAACTGGCCGACGAGATCGACGTGGCCCGAGCCGAGCGGGCGCTGGAGCGGTCCACGTCCGAGGCCGACGCTGCGGCCGAGCGCCGCGCCGAGGTCCGGCTGGCCGCGGCGGCGGGCGCGCACTGA
- the atpE gene encoding ATP synthase F0 subunit C translates to MSALAHATLAATQIKGNLGSIGYGLAAIGPGVGIGIIFGNGTQALARQPEAAGLIRANQILGFAFCEALALIGLVMPFVYPTS, encoded by the coding sequence ATGTCCGCTCTCGCGCACGCGACGCTCGCCGCCACCCAGATCAAGGGCAACCTCGGCTCGATCGGCTACGGCCTGGCCGCCATCGGCCCCGGCGTCGGCATCGGCATCATCTTCGGCAACGGCACCCAGGCCCTCGCCCGGCAGCCCGAGGCGGCCGGCCTGATCCGCGCCAACCAGATTCTCGGCTTCGCCTTCTGTGAGGCGCTCGCCCTGATCGGTCTGGTCATGCCGTTCGTCTACCCGACCTCCTGA
- a CDS encoding L-threonylcarbamoyladenylate synthase yields MARRYDCSDATERVTGLREAGSAVKRGDLVVLPTDTVYGVGADAFDAEAVGDLLEAKGRGRNMPSPVLVGSPNTLHGIVTDFSEQAWELVDAFWPGALTLVTRHQPSLRWDLGDTRGTVAVRMPLHPVAIELLVETGPLAVSSANLTGHPSPQDCDAAQAMLGDSVAIYLDGGPTPAAVPSSIVDVTGKVPVLLRAGAISAEELRRVVPDLQERN; encoded by the coding sequence ATGGCACGGCGATACGACTGCTCCGACGCGACCGAGCGGGTCACTGGTCTGCGCGAGGCCGGCTCGGCGGTCAAGCGCGGCGATCTGGTCGTGCTGCCCACCGACACGGTCTACGGGGTCGGCGCGGACGCCTTCGACGCCGAGGCCGTCGGGGATCTGCTGGAGGCCAAGGGCCGCGGGCGCAACATGCCCTCACCGGTGCTGGTCGGCTCCCCGAACACCCTGCACGGCATCGTCACCGACTTCTCCGAGCAGGCCTGGGAACTGGTCGACGCCTTCTGGCCGGGCGCGCTCACCCTGGTCACCAGGCACCAGCCGTCGCTGCGCTGGGACCTGGGCGACACCCGCGGCACCGTCGCGGTCCGGATGCCGCTGCACCCGGTCGCGATCGAACTGCTGGTCGAGACCGGCCCGCTGGCGGTCTCCAGCGCCAACCTGACCGGGCACCCCTCGCCGCAGGACTGCGACGCCGCCCAGGCCATGCTGGGCGACTCGGTGGCGATCTACCTGGACGGCGGGCCCACCCCCGCCGCGGTGCCCTCCTCCATCGTCGATGTGACCGGCAAGGTGCCGGTGCTGCTGCGGGCCGGGGCGATCAGTGCGGAGGAGCTGCGGCGGGTCGTCCCCGACCTGCAGGAGCGCAATTGA
- a CDS encoding MraY family glycosyltransferase — protein MREYLLTLCVSAAVTYLLTGPVRKFAIAAGAMPEIRARDVHREPTPRLGGIAMFGGLCAGLLVAAHLSNIGDVFRLSSEPRALLSGAGLIWLLGVLDDKWGVDALIKLGVQMIAAGVMVWQGLTILWLPVPGIGTVALTPVQSTLLTVALVVITINAVNFVDGLDGLAAGMVCIASIAFFMYAYRMWYGYGVEAAAPATLFSAILIGMCLGFLPHNIHPARIFMGDSGSMLIGLVLASGAISITGQVDPDAITDFTGSTRQTVHFMVPVYMPLLLPLTMIAIPAADLVLAVVRRTWKGQSPFAADRGHLHHRLLEIGHSHSRAVLIMYFWAALFAFSAVAFSVNSSSLWIVLVIVALSAVGLVVLLLPRVRPRAPHWAEAIVPPRYRRRRRRLAADAAAAEREMLADRPALHGSTAIGDRSRLPDRRRPVDSHH, from the coding sequence GTGCGCGAGTACCTGCTGACCCTGTGCGTCTCCGCCGCCGTCACGTACCTGCTGACCGGCCCGGTACGGAAGTTCGCCATCGCGGCCGGTGCCATGCCGGAGATCCGCGCGCGCGACGTGCACCGTGAACCGACCCCGCGGCTCGGCGGCATCGCGATGTTCGGCGGCCTGTGCGCCGGGCTGCTGGTCGCCGCGCACCTGAGCAACATCGGGGACGTCTTCCGGCTGTCCAGTGAACCCCGGGCGCTGCTGTCCGGCGCCGGGCTGATCTGGCTGCTGGGCGTGCTCGACGACAAGTGGGGCGTGGACGCGCTGATCAAGCTCGGTGTGCAGATGATCGCCGCCGGGGTGATGGTCTGGCAGGGCCTGACCATCCTGTGGCTGCCGGTACCCGGCATCGGCACGGTCGCCCTCACCCCCGTGCAGTCCACCCTGCTGACCGTGGCGCTGGTGGTGATCACCATCAACGCGGTGAACTTCGTCGACGGCCTGGACGGCCTGGCGGCCGGCATGGTGTGCATCGCCTCCATCGCGTTCTTCATGTACGCGTACCGCATGTGGTACGGCTACGGGGTCGAGGCCGCCGCGCCCGCCACGCTGTTCAGCGCCATCCTCATCGGCATGTGCCTGGGCTTCCTGCCGCACAACATCCACCCGGCCCGGATCTTCATGGGGGACTCCGGCTCGATGCTGATCGGCCTGGTGCTGGCCTCCGGCGCGATCTCGATCACCGGGCAGGTGGACCCGGACGCGATCACCGACTTCACCGGGTCGACCCGGCAGACCGTGCACTTCATGGTGCCGGTCTACATGCCGCTGCTGCTGCCGCTGACCATGATCGCCATCCCGGCCGCCGACCTGGTGCTCGCGGTGGTGCGCAGGACCTGGAAGGGCCAGTCGCCGTTCGCCGCCGACCGCGGCCACCTGCACCACCGGCTGCTGGAGATCGGGCACTCGCACAGCCGGGCGGTGCTGATCATGTACTTCTGGGCCGCGCTGTTCGCCTTCTCCGCCGTGGCGTTCTCGGTGAACTCCTCCAGCCTGTGGATCGTGCTGGTGATCGTCGCGCTGAGCGCGGTGGGCCTGGTGGTCCTGCTGCTGCCCCGGGTCCGGCCGCGGGCCCCGCACTGGGCCGAGGCGATCGTGCCGCCGCGCTACCGGCGCCGCCGGCGCCGGCTGGCCGCCGACGCCGCCGCGGCCGAGCGGGAGATGCTGGCCGACCGGCCGGCGCTGCACGGCTCGACCGCGATCGGCGACCGCTCCCGGCTGCCGGACCGCCGCCGACCGGTGGACAGCCACCACTGA